From Pararhizobium sp. A13:
TAAGCGCCTCCAACATAGAGACACAGTGCCGGGCGGAATGGTCCGGCACTGTTTTTTTGTGGCATGAACCAACGGATGTTTTAATGGATCGTGGTGAGATGGCCGGCTCTGCGCGGCATTGGTTCCTGACCGGCATGATGGGCATTTTCAGCCTGCCGGCGATCATCCTGATGCTGTCCTTTGTCGGCTTCTGCGCCTTTACCGCGCAGGCCGGCATTCCGGTCGAGCAGGTGGTGTTCATGACCGGCGCCGTTTGGGCGCTGCCCGCCAAGGTCATCCTCGTTACGTCGATCCTCGGTGGCGCCAACGTCTTGACAGCCTTTATAGCGGTAACACTGTCCTCCATCCGGCTGATGCCGATGGTGGCAGCTCTCGTGCCGGAAATCCGCACGGAGAAGACGCCGACCTGGCTTTTGCTGTTCCTCTCGCATTTCGTGGCGATCACCGCCTGGGTGTTTGCGATGGAGCGGGTGCAATCGGTGCCGCGCGAGCGGCGGATCGTCTTTTTTGCCGGGTTCGGCATCACGCTCGTGCTTGCCAACATGGTGCTGGTGGCCGTCGTCTACCGCTTCGTGGCGGAGTTTCCACCGCTTGTCGCCGGTTGCCTATTCTTCCTGACACCCGTCTATTTTCTTGCGTCGATCTGGAGTTCGGCGCGCCATCCGGTGATCTATGTGGCGCTCGCCGTCGGCCTTATCGCCGGTCCGGTCTTCTACTGGCTCGCACCGGAGTTCGACATCCTGCTGGCAGGCGTCGGCGGCGGGACGGCCGCCTGGCTCGCTGAGCGCAGTTGGCGTCAACGCAAGGAGGCGCGCGCATGACCGTGCTTGAAGGCTGGTGGGCTTACGTCTTCATCGCGATCGCAGGCTGGCTCGCGACGGATATCTGGCGCTGGCTGGGTGTCGTGGCGGGCAATCGGCTGCGGGAGGATTCCGAAGCATTGAACTGGGTGAGGGCGGTTGCGACGGCGCTGGTGGCGGCTGTCATCGCAAAGCTCATTCTTTACCCGACCGGCGTGCTTGAACAGTCGCCGCTCTGGCTCCGTCTCGGGGCGGTCGCGGCGGGCGCCGTGGCCTTTTTCATCACGAGACAGAAACCCGCGATCGGCATCGCCACGGCCATCGCGGTCCTGGCCGTGGGATTGTACGCGCTGGGATTCTGAGAAGCCTCAGCCTGCAAGCGCTTCCTTGATTTTCGTAGCATTTGCCGCAAGAACCGCACCATCTTCCATCTTGCCGGAATGCGGCCGCAACGGCACGCCCTCGCGACGAGGAATGACGTGGAAATGCAGGTGGAACACCGATTGACCTGCAGGCGCCTCATTGAACTGCATGATCGTCACGCCGTCGGCATCGAAGGCCGCCTGCGCTGCGATCGCGATTTTCTGGACGATCGCAATCAAGGGACCAAGTGTTGCGGGATCGGCATCGAGAATATTGCGCGATGCCGTCTTCGGGATGACCAGGACGTGGCCTTCCGCCTGTGGCATGACATCCATGATGACGAGGGTGTTGTCGTCTTCGTAGACCTTCTGCGCGGGAATTTCGCCGCGCAGGATCTTGCCGAAGATATTGTTGCTGTCATAGGCGCCGCTGCTCATCTTGAGTCTTTCCTCCTGGTGTCTTGTCAAAAGCGTAGCTTGTTCAGTCGTCCATTTCTTGCCGTGCACCTTTGCGGAACGGGCTGTGATCGGCAAGGATGTCGCCGATCTGCTCGACCTCCCGCCGCTCGCGTTCGAGATAATCCGCGACAGCGCGCTTCAATCCCGGATGTGCAATGAAATGCGCCGAATGGGTCGTCACCGGCAGGTAGCCGCGTGCCAGCTTGTGTTCGCCTTGGGCGCCGGCCTCTACACGCTTCAGCCCCTTTGAAAGCGCGAAATCGATCGCCTGATGATAGCAGACCTCGAAGTGCAGGAAGGGATGGTCTTCGACGGCGCCCCAGTGGCGGCCATAAAGCGCGTCGCTGCCGATGAAATTGATGGCGCCGGCTATATAGCGGCCGTTGCGCTTGGCCATGACCAGCAGGATGTCGTCCGCCATCCGCTCGCCGATCAGCGAATAGAATTTGCGGGTAAGATAGGGGCGGCCCCATTTGCGGCTACCGGTATCCATGTAGAAGGCGAAGAACTGGTCCCAGACGCTTTCGGTCAGATCCCTGCCGATCAGCCAGTCGATGCTGATGCCGTGCTCGAGCGCCGTCCGGCGCTCCTTCTTGAGCGCCTTGCGTTTCCGGGAAGCGAGTGTTTCCAGGAAATCGTTGTGGGATGTGTAGCCGTCGTTGAGGAAATGGAACTGCTGGTCAGTTCGGTGCAGGAAGCCGGCGCTCTCGAATATCGGCATTTCCTCTTCCGGCACGAAGGTCACGTGCGCAGACGACGCCTTGTGACGGCGCGCCAGTTCCTGCAGTCCGGCCGCGAGTGACTCGCGAACTGCGCCCGTATCGGCATCCGTCGCACTCAAAAGCCGCGGACCGGTCGCCGGCGTGAAGGGTACCGAGCATTGCAATTTTGGATAATAGCGTCCGCCGGCCCGCTCAAGCGCATCGGCCCAGCCATGATCGAACACATATTCGCCCTGGCTGTGGTTTTTCAGATAGCAGACGAGGCCGCCTGTGAGGCTGCCGTCACTCGCCTCCATCAACAGGTGCTGGCCAAGCCAGCCGGTATCCGCGGTCGCTGAGCCGGATTCCTCCAGTGCCGAGAGATAGGCATGGGAAATGAATGGATTGTACGGACCGCCGGGCTGTCCTTTGGTGGCCCCGGACAATCCGTCCCATCTGTCCCGCGAAATATCCTGAAAGGAGGTTTCGATGCGGATTTTCACTTCGCCTGTCATTCTCTAAGCAGTGAGCCTTTCCTTTGGATCAAAGCCCTCGAACGTCATCTGATCCGCATGGTTGAACGTGTGATCGGCGCCAGCCCGATCCCTGACAGTCCAGGTCAGAATCGGTCGGCCAAGGGAGCGTTCCTTGGTGATGAACGAATTTGGCAAATCTCCATAGAAATAGGAAATAAAATCAAGACCAAGCTGCATCGCTTCTTCGTGAATGAAGAAGGACTCCGGCTGATTGCCACCCGCCGTCAGTCCCAGCGGGTAGGGTGGGTCGAGGGCCTTGAGATCCTTCAGCAGCCAATGGTCGAAGCTCATCAGGGCAACATGGCCTTCGTAGCCTTCCAACGTCTCCAGCACTGCGTCGGCAAAGCCCTCGTCGTCACCCTTGCGGCCCTTGAGTTCAAGGATCAGCGGCACACGTCCCTTTACCAGCCTCAGAAGTTGGCCGAGCGTCGGCACTTTGTCGGCCGTGCCGCCGATGGCGACCAGTCCAAGTTCGCCGGCGGTCTTTTCGCGGATGTCGCCCTTGATGCCGCACAGGCGCTGCATGTCGTCATCATGGAAAATAACGGGCACGCTGTCTGCCGTGTATTGCAGGTCGCATTCGATGGCGAAGCCGTTTTGCACCGCCCGGGAAAAGGCAGACAGCGTATTTTCCCAGATCGCATGGTTCATGTCGTGATAGCCGCGATGCGCGACCGGTTGCGCCGTGAGCCAGGAGAGGTCTTTCATGGGATGCTGTTCCGTTATGCGATTTCGATGACGGCGTCGATTTCGACGGCAGCATTGAAGGGCAGGGCGGCCATGCCGACG
This genomic window contains:
- a CDS encoding AzlC family ABC transporter permease is translated as MDRGEMAGSARHWFLTGMMGIFSLPAIILMLSFVGFCAFTAQAGIPVEQVVFMTGAVWALPAKVILVTSILGGANVLTAFIAVTLSSIRLMPMVAALVPEIRTEKTPTWLLLFLSHFVAITAWVFAMERVQSVPRERRIVFFAGFGITLVLANMVLVAVVYRFVAEFPPLVAGCLFFLTPVYFLASIWSSARHPVIYVALAVGLIAGPVFYWLAPEFDILLAGVGGGTAAWLAERSWRQRKEARA
- a CDS encoding AzlD domain-containing protein, coding for MTVLEGWWAYVFIAIAGWLATDIWRWLGVVAGNRLREDSEALNWVRAVATALVAAVIAKLILYPTGVLEQSPLWLRLGAVAAGAVAFFITRQKPAIGIATAIAVLAVGLYALGF
- a CDS encoding HIT family protein; translated protein: MSSGAYDSNNIFGKILRGEIPAQKVYEDDNTLVIMDVMPQAEGHVLVIPKTASRNILDADPATLGPLIAIVQKIAIAAQAAFDADGVTIMQFNEAPAGQSVFHLHFHVIPRREGVPLRPHSGKMEDGAVLAANATKIKEALAG
- a CDS encoding GNAT family N-acetyltransferase — its product is MTGEVKIRIETSFQDISRDRWDGLSGATKGQPGGPYNPFISHAYLSALEESGSATADTGWLGQHLLMEASDGSLTGGLVCYLKNHSQGEYVFDHGWADALERAGGRYYPKLQCSVPFTPATGPRLLSATDADTGAVRESLAAGLQELARRHKASSAHVTFVPEEEMPIFESAGFLHRTDQQFHFLNDGYTSHNDFLETLASRKRKALKKERRTALEHGISIDWLIGRDLTESVWDQFFAFYMDTGSRKWGRPYLTRKFYSLIGERMADDILLVMAKRNGRYIAGAINFIGSDALYGRHWGAVEDHPFLHFEVCYHQAIDFALSKGLKRVEAGAQGEHKLARGYLPVTTHSAHFIAHPGLKRAVADYLERERREVEQIGDILADHSPFRKGARQEMDD
- a CDS encoding glycerophosphodiester phosphodiesterase — its product is MKDLSWLTAQPVAHRGYHDMNHAIWENTLSAFSRAVQNGFAIECDLQYTADSVPVIFHDDDMQRLCGIKGDIREKTAGELGLVAIGGTADKVPTLGQLLRLVKGRVPLILELKGRKGDDEGFADAVLETLEGYEGHVALMSFDHWLLKDLKALDPPYPLGLTAGGNQPESFFIHEEAMQLGLDFISYFYGDLPNSFITKERSLGRPILTWTVRDRAGADHTFNHADQMTFEGFDPKERLTA